In a genomic window of Trichoderma atroviride chromosome 4, complete sequence:
- a CDS encoding uncharacterized protein (TransMembrane:6 (i200-226o256-277i426-450o516-537i549-567o615-634i)), which yields MAPKIFGRLTASTQGGRSFYEQLRGYDDEADLDTEAGPLMADHDFMPTARHRNNTDSVLSPEADSVHGGAQRAAADGRSSSLGWPHDDEGDEDVPASLLVEPNKATANPGLARAEAPHESQHYDSPNLSSSHSHAPWRPPADERRHEVPRPSTRPATTPYIPSINAGASFNRKNTALWKWANVTNLDSFMRDVYDYYEGGGMWCIMVVNALWLLETLFVAVLLTFLTQCVKYSSIPHSHSLGEVVIPRCTQKMSGWWALGIWFYSFFFIWKSVQYFFEIRRLLFVREFFIVLLEIPEQDMQTISWQDVVARIMTLRDQNPRTASDIPQNLRRFIGSQSKERLDAHDIANRLMRKENYLIAMVNKDVLNLSLPFPFLRGRQLFSKTMEWYLHYCILDMAFNELGQVQQDFLRAERRGVLSQKLKQRFYFAGFLNLLFAPIVLAYVIIVYFFTYYNEYQKDPKLAAARKYTSLAEWKFREFNELPHIFYERLHMSFPFATRYIDQFPKRMTEEIARSISFMCGALTAILAVCTLLDSELFLSFEITKDRTALFYLGIFGGIWAITRGMVSEESMVFNPEYALRNVIEYTHYMPDHWQGRLHSTDIKQEFSELYKMKVVIFLEEVLGIITTPLLLLLSLPKCSDQIVDFFREFTVHVDGLGYVCSFAVFDFKKGPGHPDRQRIPQDVREDYYATKHGKMAASYYGFLDNYVINPKTGIPGHMPPGSQQPFHPPPAFPNLNSPTLAADMQASQAGITETGRNRSRTVGLGTFPRGGHSITQPSPMASMLLDPRHQPSITNFGARGPHKPRPSRGAHRADGQIPEEPYEADADADAAGLGGDSSEAGATLGESMWQTSPGRELSKENSMANFNEPEAGVLGLINQFRQAQHHRRGGVF from the exons ATGGCGCCCAAGATTTTTGGACGACTTACCGCGTCGACGCAAGGCGGTCGATCGTTTTACGAACAGCTGCGAGGCTacgacgatgaagcagaCTTGGACACGGAGGCAGGGCCGTTAATGGCAGACCACGACTTTATGCCTACGGCCAGGCATCGCAACAACACCGACAGCGTATTATCACCAGAAGCGGACAGCGTACACGGCGGAGCCCAGAGAGCAGCTGCCGATGGCCGAAGCTCTTCTCTAGGGTGGCCACACGATGACGAAGGCGATGAGGACGTGCCTGCTTCCCTCCTCGTGGAGCCTAATAAGGCGACGGCGAATCCAGGCCTGGCTCGAGCAGAAGCACCGCATGAATCCCAACATTATGACAGCCCTAATCTCTCGTCAAGCCACAGCCACGCCCCATGGCGGCCGCCGGCTGACGAAAGGAGGCACGAAGTTCCGAGGCCAAGCACACGGCCGGCCACCACGCCTTATATACCGTCAATAAACGCCGGGGCATCGTTCAATCGGAAGAATACGGCGCTATGGAAATGGGCGAATGTCACGAATCTCGACAGCTTTATGAGAGATGTTTATGACTATTACGAAGGGGGTGGGATGTGGTGCATCATGGTTGTAAATGCTCTGTGGCTACT GGAGACTTTGTTCGTGGCCGTCTTGTTGACCTTCTTGACTCAGTGCGTCAAGTACAGCAGTATACCGCATAGCCACTCGCTGGGTGAAGTCGTCATACCTCGCTGCACCCAGAAAATGTCGGGATGGTGGGCGTTGGGAATATGGTTCtactccttcttcttcatctggaAGTCTGTGCAGTATTTCTTTGAAATTCGCCGTTTACTCTTCGTTCGCGAGTTTTTCATTGTCCTTCTCGAGATTCCCGAACAGGATATGCAGACCATCTCTTGGCAGGATGTCGTTGCTCGAATCATGACTTTGCGGGATCAGAACCCCAGGACGGCCTCAGATATACCGCAAAACCTACGACGCTTTATTGGCAGCCAGTCGAAGGAACGATTAGACGCTCACGATATCGCCAATAGACTGATGCGCAAGGAAAACTACCTGATTGCCATGGTCAACAAAGATGTACTAAATTTATCGCTTCCGTTTCCCTTTCTCCGAGGACGTCAGTTGTTTTCAAAGACCATGGAATGGTATCTGCATTATTGCATCCTTGACATGGCTTTTAATGAACTCGGTCAAGTCCAACAGGATTTCTTGCGTGCTGAACGAAGGGGAGTTTTGAGCCAAAAATTGAAGCAGCGGTTTTACTTTGCTGGCTTTCTGAATCTTCTATTTGCCCCCATTGTCCTTGCGTATGTCATCATCGTTTACTTCTTTACATACTACAAT GAGTATCAAAAAGATCCGAAGCTGGCTGCGGCTCGTAAATACACCTCACTCGCCGAATGGAAATTCCGCGAATTCAACGAGCTGCCTCATATATTTTACGAGAGACTTCACATGTCATTTCCATTTGCGACCCGATACATTGATCAATTTCCAAAACGCATGACGGAGGAAATTGCGCGGAGTATCTCATTTATGTGCGGAGCTCTCACTGCAATCCTCGCAGTGTGCACGCTGCTAGATTCGGAACTGTTCCTATCATTTGAGATTACAAAGGATAGAACTGCTTTGTTCTATCTGGGAATTTTTGGAGGCATATGGGCAATCACTCGAGGCATGGTGTCTGAAGAGTCTATGGTATTCAATCCCGAGTATGCCCTAAGGAACGTGATTGAATATACCCATTATATGCCCGACCACTGGCAAGGAAGACTGCATAGTACCGATATCAAGCAGGAGTTTTCCGAACTCTACAAAATGAAGGTGGTCATCTTTTTGGAAGAAGTCTTGGGCATCATAACAACTCCCTTGCTGCTACTTCTATCACTACCCAAATGCAGTGATCAGATCGTGGACTTCTTCAGAGAATTCACGGTGCATGTAGACGGCTTGGGCTACGTCTGCTCATTTGCTGTCTTTGACTTCAAAAAGGGACCAGGCCATCCCGATCGCCAAAGAATTCCTCAGGATGTCCGTGAGGATTACTATGCAACCAAGCACggcaaaatggctgcatCTTACTATGGATTCCTCGACAACTACGTTATTAATCCAAAGACTGGTATCCCTGGACATATGCCTCCAGGATCGCAGCAACCATTCCATCCTCCGCCTGCATTTCCAAATCTGAATTCACCTACTCTGGCAGCAGATATGCAAGCTTCTCAAGCAGGAATCACAGAAACGGGAAGGAATAGAAGCCGGACCGTTGGACTGGGCACGTTTCCCAGAGGAGGGCACAGCATTACGCAGCCATCCCCTATGGCGTCTATGCTGTTGGATCCTCGCCACCAGCCATCCATCACAAACTTTGGAGCAAGAGGACCGCATAAGCCGCGCCCTTCGCGAGGAGCGCACCGCGCTGATGGACAAATCCCCGAAGAGCCATATGAGGCTGATGCGGATGCGGATGCAGCTGGACTGGGAGGCGACAGCTCCGAAGCCGGAGCCACGCTCGGAGAATCCATGTGGCAGACGTCACCTGGCAGGGAGCTCAGCAAGGAGAATAGCATGGCTAACTTCAATGAGCCAGAGGCTGGTGTGCTTGGACTGATTAACCAGTTTCGGCAGGCACAGCATCACCGCCGGGGAGGGGTCTTTTAG